One genomic region from Labeo rohita strain BAU-BD-2019 chromosome 7, IGBB_LRoh.1.0, whole genome shotgun sequence encodes:
- the ank2b gene encoding ankyrin-2b isoform X33, with amino-acid sequence MEEYKLRQRQTTLSDFGHTLLESENAEPDFNELSVELKQDSEDYVTSPVSSTVHFFTSQSNEKTEIASTSPSKYEGALPKKPSESEEYIQRHVEEVSDRFYRTLFGESYVSSELCKKSVIVETYENEISSVDGGNCNIIPVCVQESSDVSKETDVNWFGISELSTKGAQSLTQIISSPLQQSSMSAVLVSGTDITEKITPTTLNQMSLDSVTEQPHILPLLITDSGSSEARVEIAVPVTLTRPTDAECTKTECTTSLSANAVECRPLTPVSLTSQDELRSLSPDIEFEYFDNFGMTSSEYRSSPESMDSLPLDSPVPFEYRPSSPDSCILMAELRVSSPESVTSENDCTFLSVDSPLPDFRPGTPLPTFENETPEFTIYIEEYKTLHAPGEQTDPLTGYAEDSLGAYCLELTDDTERPISPGSVLFCRSLSPESNRSWSPMSINSDILDSEHPTEKSFESYTPSPYAFLTELRLSSPESTASVNEYRVLPPDSPIPCFAIELQSDSSALMTGYRSPSLNSEISDVDSDLISLQCLAGSRPSSPESTVSINSQRCLSPDSPLPSFTQTVLEIFIPTKLYKSHSFESDLSDNENEPISEVLPETRISSPESFTSINEYRPLSPDSPLPVYRTTFHFNVIQFGSQRDSSPELETSDTEYSLCEPLICEPRPQSPESVILDPEYAPLSTAIVESVTSEGEPIEMLATEPAKSLYNEEQHLSELLKSKDTFMSKSMLSNRIAKIFDPHYKGVSMLVSGDVSTTLQSPQEIYSPRTESHIHYSFEQNIPVAIATHTVIMPLTGSRPSSPESVTLDVEDELCPPDLFPDQRSDSPQSIISEIEIRPLSPDSPVPQFMTLFPQSTLPVTGPRSCSPQSLCSEDTECEPYLEDLLTIEYRPDSPDSVLSDTDKRPLSPDSLPEWRPMSPDSAMLLKEIRGDSPQSNGSINECRPLSPDSPIPQYFPAVFQSVSVTDYRSSSPESALSDKDFELSIFTLDSSLESTESISDERPDFRSLSPDSPIIQYCTFQFEPTMVTSHISPSPESVLSDTDVQDDLFDDMMIDLRRSSSESITSLNKNRPLSPDSPIPEFTIALHTVIMSLTGSRPSSPESITLDVENELCQSDLNPEQRSDSPQSTVSEIEIRPLSPDSPVPQFMTLLPQSTLPITGIRSCSPQSLCSEDTECEPYLEDFLNIEYRPDSPDSVLSDTDKRPLSPDSLPEWRPMSPDSAMLLKEIRGDSPQSNGSINECRPLSSDSPTPQYFPAVFESVSVTDYRSSSPESALSDEDFELNIFTLDSSPESTESINDERPDFRCLSPDSPVSQYYTFHFVPTILTGYTSLSPESVLSEIDMQTDIFDGLVTDLRRSSWESIASIDENRALSPDSPFPDFTPSTQSFIMPDIGSCPTSPELDCVDDENTLCQTDLNSEQRPDSPQSVISETGDIPLSSDSPVPQFSVFFSQITLPVLGRGSCSPQSLCSGTTEYEPSFENMFIRGSSPQSIESMNECRSPDSPVPHYSELFIEPRPIKGHGSSSPESMTSDVGYELEVSASKCQYGFPSVDSVSENESTSGEIKSHLAYFRASSPDSDTLVNDFKLLSPDSPVPQYFPAVFESVPYNRSLSDYISPSPESELSEEELNVLTTDASPESIIEGRSLSPDSPIPMPDSPIPQYYSSHFEPTMVTGYRSTSTQTILSEIEMQADVFDDSLMDLRTSSPESTTLATENGPLSPDSPVPDFTPSTYTFFIPESDSLSTSSVSLGDENELYPSDLSIGQRPDSPESVISEIEPRPVSPDSVSDYRPVPPHTAMPVVDASPEFFTSLEECRTLPPDFLQQFSYIHKMSEINVCRSESSESPSSETDIELWVIASQATEQRPSSPESIMSLNENRPLSPDSPIYDFKSSVFVNVTPKAIYRSSSLESVSSDVEFDMASFASEEVTWTENRPLSPASREISPVDPCHLEVEHNHTDEQSPQSLGQELASNVRYLPLHKTFTMVPEYKLVYKAVPLALISNLYDPQYRGETFCPKPGVFEYAGCKKETFKTISKIKANNEWTEQHNYDISNNDISYSETSSPFDTSSLESHVQPEQAFSTDSLFYYTSLNACLMDSSDRRASSPESYTSINEYRQLSPESPIPNHRTLLSWAESLVESRPSSPETIFSVNEFRSLSPDSPIPEYLTPSPVPNEHTSKSSEVLMQQKSILSPLSPSVCNDESSDIGSVCPESYSSWYPLPQWIMSENRPLSSVSDFSDTDSRSLSPQMFCFETELRNPSPEAATSDIELTETIIPESSVFETYYQPESPESVIIESEDEFYENLNDLSFSDIDESTNDLPVLKNDSASLNLVTFEPCMEQIEFPCEIEELQSVSEIRIECSFDDGLKPNASRDIASEQKQKDTESVTKTITYCEEQDITTATSASANEETSKGLKIHETDEKRHMESPQQQKEDLGHDLRKLAPQDDKERDNASEDIHLVPHVKDLSLEPQLKLTASLLTSEALREPYLATCVSNIPEHNRSQPTFDLKAHKSTPSSSPEEPKASNVLQEVNSFQFYLKDSHRRVELNQIDSSAFRLGLESRDYKNLPSRSVKTPSTGTQVSLADLSPISPMFNTSSSNQGNSPESHATGTVQFSPDFKCVVSKFEQKSPSLGGDKPKLSLAFPGTYPLVAAMTPCTLEEAKDLKASEMPTELTGDQMQLDATAVLDIESPLYSLNLKARPRPVHADSIESEAEFFDCRQTFSDTSDPDVGSSEVLDVPQTIYHVEELPSLSSSPEYLTGISKIREDAQLEKDERPLSWASEDLPIILEPEDEYTGEVGEEKTFPYDYTGDHSIAEELTPIEEAQYDDDDDSLGREIAEELGLLSDSSEEEVLTTRVVRRRVVIQGDEMPEIPPQTVTEEKYTDEYGNMVVKKITRKVIRKYVSADGVEREEVMLEGPQQEAVTVDEADGFSKVVKRTVVRSGGEQTEVTFSEPLSYIGATSSEFEEEPVQGRKVSKVIKTMVVQGERMEKLIGDPSLSSDLPSAKDDFEKALSYVGSFGKVHLPHLVEREMVKEDGSVVRRTRMHKTRTQKSTVVKDGQAKQTHLERLEDTPDSLRPDDLQQHLHQLLQRYCTPEVTEEPNVEQDSDAGEQDKQ; translated from the exons ATGGAAGAGTACAAGCTGAGACAGAGACAAACAACTCTGTCAGATTTTGGGCACACCCTGTTGGAATCTGAAAATGCAGAGCCAGATTTTAATGAGTTGTCTGTGGAACTCAAGCAAGATTCTGAAGACTATGTTACCTCACCTGTCTCCAGTACAGTACATTTCTTTACATCTCAATCAAATGAAAAGACAGAAATTGCATCTACTTCACCAAGTAAATATGAGGGTGCACTTCCAAAGAAACCAAGTGAGAGTGAGGAGTATATACAGCGTCACGTTGAGGAAGTTTCTGACAGATTCTATAGAACACTTTTTGGTGAAAGTTATGTCTCATCTGAGCTGTGTAAAAAGAGTGTAATTGTAGAgacttatgaaaatgaaatttcttcTGTGGATGGAGGGAATTGTAACATAATTCCTGTCTGTGTACAAGAATCTTCGGATGTTTCCAAAGAGACTGATGTTAATTGGTTTGGAATCTCAGAATTGTCCACCAAAGGAGCACAAAGCTTAACTCAAATAATTTCTAGTCCTCTTCAACAATCTAGCATGTCTGCTGTACTTGTAAGTGGAACAGACATTACAGAGAAGATTACCCCTACTACACTCAATCAAATGTCACTTGATTCAGTTACTGAGCAGCCACATATATTACCACTTCTGATAACTGATTCAGGTTCTTCAGAAGCAAGGGTTGAAATAGCTGTACCAGTTACTCTAACCAGACCAACGGATGCGGAATGCACTAAAACTGAATGTACAACCTCATTATCAGCTAATGCTGTGGAGTGTAGACCTCTTACACCTGTATCTTTAACATCCCAGGATGAGCTAAGATCATTGTCACCAGATATAGAGTTTGAATATTTTGATAACTTTGGAATGACTTCATCTGAATATAGATCATCACCAGAATCAATGGACTCTTTGCCATTAGACTCACCGGTACCATTTGAATATAGACCGTCTTCTCCAGACTCTTGCATATTAATGGCTGAATTAAGGGTATCTTCACCTGAATCTGTAACTTCAGAAAATGACTGCACTTTTCTCTCTGTTGACTCTCCATTGCCTGATTTTAGGCCAGGTACACCTTTGCCAACTTTTGAAAATGAGACACCTGAATTTACAATCTATATTGAAGAATACAAAACATTACATGCACCTGGTGAACAAACAGACCCTCTAACAGGATATGCTGAAGATTCACTAGGAGCATATTGTTTGGAGTTGACAGATGACACAGAAAGACCTATTTCACCTGGTTCTGTGCTTTTCTGCCGATCATTATCACCTGAATCAAATAGATCTTGGTCTCCTATGTCCatcaattctgacattttagaTAGCGAACACCCCActgaaaaaagttttgaaagctATACTCCGTCTCCTTACGCATTTTTGACCGAATTAAGACTATCATCTCCAGAATCAACAGCATCTGTAAATGAATATAGGGTACTTCCCCCTGATTCCCCAATTCCTTGTTTTGCAATAGAACTGCAAAGTGACTCTTCAGCACTCATGACAGGATACAGATCACCATCACTAAATTCTGAAATTTCAGATGTAGACTCTGATCTGATATCATTACAGTGTCTAGCTGGAAGTCGACCATCATCCCCTGAATCAACTGTGTCTATCAATAGCCAGAGATGCCTTTCCCCTGATTCTCCTCTTCCCAGTTTTACTCAAACAGTGTTGGAAATTTTCATACCTACTAAACTGTATAAATCTCATTCATTTGAGTCAGACCTCTCAGATAATGAAAACGAACCAATATCAGAAGTACTGCCTGAAACCAGAATATCATCTCCTGAATCATTTACATCGATAAATGAATACAGACCCCTTTCACCTGATTCACCTTTGCCTGTATATAGAACCACATTTCACTTTAATGTCATCCAATTTGGGAGCCAGAGAGACTCGTCTCCTGAATTAGAAACATCTGATACTGAATATTCACTCTGTGAGCCCTTGATCTGTGAACCAAGACCACAATCCCCAGAATCAGTCATTTTAGATCCTGAATATGCTCCTTTGTCCACAGCTATAGTAGAAAGTGTTACTTCTGAAGGTGAGCCAATAGAAATGTTAGCTACTGAACCCGCTAAATCACTATACAATGAGGAACAACACTTGAGTGAATTGTTAAAATCAAAGGATACTTTTATGTCTAAAAGTATGCTCAGCAATCGCATTGCCAAAATATTTGATCCACACTACAAAGGCGTCTCAATGCTTGTTTCTGGAGATGTTTCAACAACTTTACAAAGTCCACAAGAAATATACTCCCCCCGTACAGAATCCCACATTCACTATTCTTTTGAACAAAACATACCTGTCGCAATAGCAACACACACAGTTATCATGCCACTTACAGGCTCTCGACCATCCTCTCCAGAATCAGTCACACTGGATGTTGAAGATGAATTGTGTCCGCCCGACCTTTTTCCAGACCAAAGATCTGATTCTCCTCAGTCTATAATATCAGAGATTGAGATTAGACCACTGTCCCCTGACTCACCTGTACCTCAATTCATGACATTATTCCCTCAGAGTACTTTGCCAGTAACAGGACCTAGATCATGTTCTCCTCAGTCGCTGTGCTCAGAGGACACGGAATGTGAACCTTACCTTGAAGATTTGCTAACTATAGAATATCGACCAGATTCCCCTGATTCAGTTTTATCAGATACTGACAAAAGACCACTTTCTCCAGACTCCTTGCCTGAATGGAGACCCATGTCACCGGACTCTGCCATGCTTTTGAAAGAGATTAGAGGGGATTCTCCACAGTCTAATGGGTCAATAAATGAATGCAGACCCCTATCTCCAGACTCACCTATACCACAGTATTTTCCAGCAGTCTTTCAATCTGTTTCTGTAACAGATTATAG GTCCTCATCCCCTGAATCTGCATTATCAGATAAGGATTTCGAATTAAGCATTTTCACCCTAGATTCTTCTCTAGAATCAACAGAATCTATAAGTGATGAAAGGCCTGACTTTAGATCTTTGTCACCTGATTCACCAATAATTCAGTATTGTACCTTTCAGTTTGAACCAACAATGGTAACAAGTCATATATCACCATCACCTGAATCAGTACTATCAGACACAGATGTACAGGACGATTTATTTGATGACATGATGATTGATCTTAGAAGGTCCTCATCAGAGTCAATCACATcacttaataaaaacagaccTCTGTCCCCTGATTCACCTATTCCTGAGTTCACAATAGCCTTACACACTGTAATCATGTCACTCACAGGGTCTCGACCATCTTCTCCAGAATCTATCACTTTGGATGTTGAAAATGAGTTGTGTCAATCTGACCTTAATCCAGAGCAAAGATCTGACTCTCCTCAGTCTACAGTATCAGAGATCGAGATTAGACCACTCTCCCCTGACTCACCTGTACCTCAATTCATGACCTTATTGCCTCAGAGTACTTTGCCGATAACAGGAATTAGATCATGTTCACCTCAGTCGCTGTGCTCAGAGGACACAGAATGTGAACCTTACCTTGAAGATTTCCTAAATATAGAATATCGACCAGATTCCCCTGATTCAGTTTTATCAGATACTGACAAAAGACCACTTTCTCCAGACTCCTTGCCTGAATGGAGACCCATGTCACCGGATTCTGCCATGCTTTTGAAAGAGATTAGAGGGGATTCTCCACAGTCTAATGGGTCAATAAATGAATGCAGACCCCTATCTTCAGACTCACCTACACCACAGTATTTTCCAGCAGTCTTTGAATCTGTTTCTGTAACAGATTATAGGTCCTCATCCCCTGAATCTGCATTATCAGATGAGGATTTCGAATTAAACATTTTCACTCTAGATTCTTCTCCAGAATCAACAGAATCTATAAATGATGAAAGACCTGACTTTAGATGTTTATCCCCTGATTCTCCAGTATCTCAAtattatacatttcattttgtaCCAACAATTCTAACAGGTTACACATCACTATCGCCTGAATCAGTACTATCAGAAATAGATATGCAGACTGATATATTTGATGGCTTGGTCACTGATCTTAGAAGATCCTCTTGGGAGTCAATTGCATCGATTGATGAAAACAGAGCACTGTCCCCTGATTCACCTTTTCCTGACTTCACACCATCTACACAATCATTTATCATGCCAGATATAGGCTCCTGTCCAACTTCCCCAGAATTGGACTGTGTGGATGATGAAAATACACTTTGTCAAACAGACCTTAATTCAGAACAAAGACCTGACTCTCCCCAGTCTGTAATATCAGAAACTGGGGATATTCCACTGTCCTCTGACTCACCTGTACCTCAGTTCAGTGTGTTTTTCTCTCAGATTACATTGCCAGTACTAGGACGTGGATCTTGTTCACCTCAGTCATTGTGCTCAGGGACTACAGAATATGAACCTTCTTttgaaaacatgtttattagAGGCTCTTCTCCACAGTCAATTGAATCCATGAATGAATGTAGATCTCCCGACTCACCTGTACCACATTACTCAGAATTATTCATTGAACCAAGGCCGATAAAAGGACATGGGTCGTCCTCGCCTGAGTCTATGACATCAGATGTTGGTTATGAGTTAGAGGTCAGTGCTTCAAAATGTCAGTATGGATTTCCTTCAGTGGATTCAGTATCAGAGAATGAATCCACTTCAGGTGAGATTAAATCTCATTTGGCTTATTTTAGGGCATCCTCACCAGACTCTGACACCTTAGTTAATGACTTTAAATTGCTCTCACCTGACTCACCTGTGCCACAGTATTTCCCAGCAGTTTTTGAATCAGTTCCATATAATAGGTCTTTATCAGATTATATATCCCCATCCCCTGAGTCTGAATTGTCAGAGGAGGAACTAAATGTTTTAACCACAGACGCTTCTCCAGAATCTATAATTGAAGGCAGATCTCTCTCCCCTGATTCACCTATACCCATGCCAGATTCTCCAATACCTCAGTATTACTCTTCACACTTTGAACCAACAATGGTAACAGGATACAGGTCAACATCTACTCAGACAATATTATCAGAAATAGAAATGCAGGCAGATGTATTTGATGACTCGCTGATGGATCTCAGAACGTCCTCACCAGAATCAACGACACTGGCAACTGAAAACGGACCACTGTCCCCTGATTCACCTGTTCCTGATTTCACACCATCCACATACACATTTTTCATACCAGAATCAGATTCACTATCAACTTCCTCAGTCTCTTTGGGTGatgaaaatgaattatatcCATCAGACCTTAGTATAGGGCAAAGACCTGACTCTCCTGAATCAGTAATATCAGAAATTGAGCCTAGACCAGTTTCCCCTGACTCAGTAAGTGATTACAGACCAGTGCCACCTCATACAGCAATGCCTGTGGTAGATGCATCTCCAGAATTCTTTACATCATTGGAAGAGTGTAGAACATTACCTCCAGATTTTCTTCAACAGTTTTCTTACATACATAAAATGTCAGAAATAAATGTATGCCGATCGGAGTCCTCTGAGTCCCCTTCATCAGAGACAGACATTGAACTTTGGGTAATTGCATCTCAGGCAACTGAACAAAGACCATCCTCACCTGAATCAATCATGTCCTTGAATGAAAATAGACCATTATCACCAGACTCACCTATTTATGACTTCAAGTCATCAGTGTTTGTAAATGTCACCCCAAAAGCCATATACAGATCATCCTCGCTAGAATCAGTTTCATCTGATGTAGAATTTGACATGGCAAGCTTTGCATCTGAGGAAGTTACATGGACTGAAAACAGACCTTTATCTCCTGCATCACGTGAAATATCTCCTGTGGATCCATGTCATTTAGAAGTAGAACACAATCATACTGATGAGCAAAGCCCGCAATCACTTGGCCAAGAGCTAGCCAGCAATGTGAGATATCTGCCATTACACAAGACTTTCACAATGGTGCCTGAATATAAACTTGTGTACAAAGCTGTTCCCTTAGCATTAATTTCCAATTTGTATGATCCTCAATATAGAGGTGAAACTTTCTGTCCAAAGCCAGGTGTGTTTGAGTATGCTGGATGTAAAAAAGAGACTTTTAAGACTATTTCTAAAATAAAGGCAAATAATGAATGGACTGAGCAACACAATTATgacatttccaacaatgatatATCTTACAGTGAAACATCCTCACCTTTTGATACCAGTTCTCTGGAATCACATGTACAACCAGAGCAAGCATTTTCCActgattctttgttttattatacaaGCCTAAATGCATGTCTAATGGACTCTTCAGATAGGAGAGCCTCTTCACCAGAATCATATACATCTATAAATGAGTACAGGCAACTCTCTCCCGAATCACCAATTCCCAATCACAGAACTTTATTATCATGGGCTGAGTCTTTGGTCGAAAGTCGACCCTCATCCCCTGAAACGATTTTCTCAGTGAATGAATTTCGAAGTCTTTCACCTGATTCACCTATACCTGAATACTTAACACCATCACCAGTTCCAAATGAACATACATCTAAATCTAGCGAGGTACTCATGCAACAAAAATCCATTTTGAGTCCACTGTCCCCTTCAGTGTGTAATGATGAAAGTTCTGATATAGGCTCAGTGTGTCCTGAATCATACTCATCATGGTACCCACTGCCACAATGGATCATGTCTGAAAACAGACCATTATCATCTGTGTCAGATTTTTCAGACACTGATTCTAGATCTTTATCACCTCAAATGTTCTGTTTTGAAACAGAATTGCGAAACCCATCACCCGAAGCTGCAACATCAGACATAGAACTAACTGAAACTATTATTCCAGAATCTTCAGTTTTTGAGACATATTATCAACCTGAATCACCTGAATCAGTGATAATTGAATCTGAAGATGAGTTTTATGAGAATTTGAATGATTTGTCATTTTCTGACATTGATGAGAGTACGAACGATTTAcctgtattaaaaaatgattctgCTTCGCTGAATCTAGTGACATTTGAACCTTGCATGGAACAAATCGAGTTTCCATGTGAAATAGAGGAGCTTCAGTCTGTTTCTGAAATTAGGATCGAGTGTTCATTCGATGACGGACTAAAACCAAACGCATCTCGCGACATAGCATCCGAGCAAAAACAAAAGGACACAGAAAGTGTAACAAAGACAATTACTTACTGTGAAGAACAGGACATAACCACAGCAACAAGTGCATCTGCAAATGAAGAAACTAGCAAAGGCCTCAAAATCCATGAAACAGATGAAAAGAGACACATGGAAAGTCCACAGCAACAAAAAGAAGATCTAGGACATGATTTAAGAAAACTAGCCCCTCAAGATGACAAAGAAAGG GACAATGCCTCAGAGGACATTCATTTAGTGCCTCATGTGAAAGATTTAAGTTTAGAGCCTCAACTAAAGTTAACAGCATCCTTGTTGACCAGTGAAGCATTAAGAGAGCCATATCTAGCCACATGTGTGTCCAATATACCTGAGCACAACAGATCTCAACCCACCTTTGATTTGAAGGCCCACAAATCCACTCCTTCTTCATCACCTGAAGAACCTAAAGCATCAAATGTATTGCAAGAAGTAAATTCTTTTCAGTTTTATCTCAAAGACTCGCACAGAAGAGTTGAACTAAATCAAATTGATTCTTCTGCATTTAGATTGGGTCTTGAATCACGTGATTATAAAAATTTGCCCTCAAGATCTGTGAAGACACCATCAACAGGCACTCAGGTGTCACTTGCTGATCTTAGTCCCATTTCACCTATGTTTAACACATCCTCTTCTAATCAAGGGAATTCTCCAGAGTCCCATGCTACAGGAACTGTTCAGTTTTCCCCagattttaaatgtgttgtttcTAAATTTGAACAGAAATCGCCATCATTAGGTGGTGATAAGCCTAAATTAAGTTTAGCCTTTCCTGGAACTTATCCACTCGTAGCTGCTATGACACCTTGTACTCTGGAAGAGGCTAAGGACCTCAAAGCCTCCGAGATGCCTACAGAATTGACAGGTGACCAGATGCAGTTAGATGCCACTGCAGTTTTAGACATTGAATCTCCACTTTACAGTCTTAATCTTAAAGCCAGGCCAAGGCCTGTTCATGCAGATAGCATTGAGTCAGAGGCTGAGTTTTTTGATTGCAGACAAACATTTTCTGATACATCTGACCCAGATGTCGGGTCATCAGAAGTTTTAGATGTTCCTCAAACAATTTACCATGTTGAGGAACTTCCATCTTTATCAAGCAGCCCTGAATATCTGACAGGCATATCTAAAATTAGAGAGGACGCACAGTTGGAAAAAGATGAGCGGCCCTTATCTTGGGCCAGTGAGGACCTACCTATAATTCTTGAGCCAGAGGATGAATACACTGGTGAGGTTGGCGAGGAGAAGACTTTCCCTTATGATTATACAGGTGATCATTCAATTGCTGAAGAGCTAACTCCAATAGAGGAAGCACAAtatgatgacgatgatgacTCGCTAGGGAGG GAAATAGCTGAAGAACTAGGTTTGCTGTCTGATAGTTCAGAGGAGGAGGTTTTGACCACCAGGGTGGTGCGGCGCAGAGTTGTAATTCAG ggTGACGAGATGCCCGAAATACCTCCACAGACTGTGACAGAAGAGAAATATACTGATGAGTATGGAAACATGGTGGTCAAAAAG ATAACAAGGAAAGTCATCCGTAAGTACGTGTCAGCAGATGGAGTAGAGAGAGAGGAAGTGATGCTGGAGGGTCCGCAGCAGGAAGCAGTTACTGTGGATGAGGCTGACGGTTTCTCTAAAGTTGTGAAGAGGACAGTGGTGCGGAGCGGGGGAGAGCAGACCGAG GTGACCTTCTCTGAACCTTTATCTTACATTGGGGCGACATCTTCTGAGTTCGAGGAAGAGCCTGTCCAAGGTCGGAAGGTCAGCAAGGTCATCAAAACGATGGTAGTGCAAGGTGAACGAATGGAAAAACTAATCGGAGACCCTTCACTCTCATCGGATCTCCCATCAGCCAAAGACGACTTTGAAAAG GCTTTGAGCTATGTAGGAAGCTTTGGAAAAGTGCATCTGCCTCATTTAGTTGAGAGAGAGATGGTGAAAGAGGATGGATCAGTGGTCAGAAG GACCCGGATGCATAAGACGCGCACTCAGAAAAGCACAGTAGTGAAAGATGGCCAAGCCAAACAAACCCACCTAGAACGACTGGAGGACACCCCGGATTCCCTGCGACCCGATGACCTACAGCAGCACCTGCATCAGCTACTTCAACGCTACTGTACCCCAGAGGTGACTGAAGAGCCAAATGTAGAGCAAGATTCAGACGCAGGAGAGCAGGACAAACAATAA